Below is a window of Gemmatimonadales bacterium DNA.
CGGTCGGTCCAGTCGATGAGGCGTCGCGCCGCCTTGAGCGCGCGATCGTCGGCGCCGAAGAACGAGGCGAGGTGCGCGGAGTTGCTGGTGCTGCCGAGGTCCTTGAGCAGCAGCGCGTAGAAGAGGGCGTTCCGGTCACCGTCGCCGAGCTGGAGGACACGACCGAGCCGCATCCCGATGATGGCGGTGCGGATCGAATGCCCCACCGGCTGTCCTTCGGCCATGTCGAGCGCGTGCGACAGCGCCCCGATGACCTCAGTCAGGCGAATTCCGGCATAGTGCGACTCGACCGGCTGTGCCTGGGGCGGCGTCCAGTCGTTCCGCGTCGACATCAGGATGATCCGCGCTGGGGTGCTGCCGACGCGATCTCGCTTGGGATGCGGCCCGGCGGCGCGCCGCAATCCAGCAGCGGAGCGCTCAGTTCCCGGGAGAAGTCCGCGCGCTGTTGCAGTCAGCGCCATCAGGTGGTTCGGCACGACGTACCGGAGGGGCAAAATCGGTGCCCTGCGTGACGGTCCGCCGTATCTCAAAAGGGATACGCGGAACGGATTGCCGGGGACAGGCCTGTGAAGCGGCGTGACAGTTGGGTGTAAGGTGACCGGCGCGGGTCGCGAGTGGCGAGATTGGAAAAGCGCAGTGGTAATCAACAATACAGTGTGATGTGAGCAACGTCGTCCGGCAATCGTCATCACCACAGACATTCATTTTCGAGGTGATACCGATGCGCATCAGATTCCTTGCCGCCCTGCCGCTTCTCGGCGCGATCGCCCTCATGCCGAGCCCGAGCTCTGCGCAGGTGACCACGCCAACGACGACAACCCGGCGAACGACGACCACGACCACGACGCAGCTGGGGTCGCCGCTCACGATCACGACCTATTCGACCGGGACCCAGGGTGACTGGCACAGCAACTACATGAAGTGGCGCCCCACCACCGTGTACTGGTACAACAATCAGTACTACCCGCGGTCAGTACGGGGTGGCCGGGCAGTCGAGGTGTATCACTCGGGAACCAGCTACTTCCTCCCGCCGCAGGATCAGGCGTGGACCAACCACGGTGACACCCGATTCAACTACAAGCAGGTTCCGACCAGTGATGACTATACCCACATCACCACATGGGGACACCCGCCCGCAGGCGATGGGCATCCACCGATCTGATCTGTGAAGTATCGGTGGGTGGAATAGCCGCTCGTGTGCACGCGCCGGACGATCCTCCCCCGGGAGGTCGTCCGGCGTCGTCCTGGCCGGCGAAAGGCGCTACCTATCACAGGAACCTCGCCGTAGCTTGAGGAAGTCTCCTCTTCGGCGATGACGATGCCCTCGACACGACGTGATTTCCTGCAGCAGACGGCCGGCGCGATGGCGGCCTTCACCGTTCCGCGACCGGTCGGCGCGCACGCTGTACCTGCCGACCACGTGCGATCAACACCGTCGCGCGTCGTCGCGCAACCGGTGCCGCTCTCTCGCGTCCGACTGACCGGCGGCCCCCTGCGCGACGCGCAACAAGCGGATATGACGTATCTGCTCTCCCTCGAACCCGACCGGATGCTCGCCTTCTACCGCCTGCGCACCGGCCTCCCGGAAAAGGCGCAGCCGTACAGCGGCTGGGACGGCCCGGGGCACAACCTCACCGGTCACGTCGCCGGTCACTATCTCTCGGCGGTTTCCCTGATGTATGCGGCGACCGGCGACGGGCGGTTCAAGCAACGCGCCGACGACGTGGTGAATGGACTCAAGGAGGTGCAGGACAAGAACGGCGACGGCTATCTCTCCGCGCTGGAAAAGGGGCGCGATGCATTCGCGGCGTTGTCGCGGGGCGACATCAAGGCGGCGCCGTTCGACCTCAACGGACTCTGGTCGCCGTGGTACACGCTGCACAAGACCTTCGCCGGACTGCGCGACGCGTGGCGCTACACCGGCAACAAGACAGCACTCACTGTCGAAACGAAATTCGCAGTGTGGGCCGAACGGACGCTGGCGCCGCTCAACGACGCCCAGATTCAGCAGATGCTGAATACCGAGCACGGTGGAATGAACGAGGTCCTCGCGGATCTGTCGGCTGACACCGGCGACGCACGCTGGATGCGCCTGTCGCGCGTCTTCGAGCACCGCGTGGTGGTGGACCCGCTCAAGCGCGGCCACGACGATCTCGCCGGCCTTCACGCCAATTGCACCATCCCCAAGCTGATCGGTTCGGCGGCGCGATACGTCCACACCGGTTCCACCGCCGACATCCTCGCCGCAGGAACGTTCTGGTCCGCCGTTGCCGAGCACCACAGCTTCGTCACCGGCGGGATGGGGAACAACGAATACTTCTTTGCCGCCGATCAGGATGCGGCGCATCTCGCCGGCCGCAGCTGCGAATCGTGCAACGTCTACAACATGTCGAAGCTGAGTCGCACGATGTTCTCGCTCTCTCCTGATCCGGCGTACATCGACTTCCTCGAACGGTCGGTCTTCAATCATGCGCTGGCGTCGTTCAACCTCGACGACGGGCGGATGTCGTACATGGTGCCGGTCGGCCGCGGGGTCGAACAGGAGTACCAGGACATGCACCAGGACTTCACCTGTTGCGTCGGCACCGGCATGGAGAATCATGCGCTGCACGGCGACGGGATCTACTACGAATCGCCCGATGCGGTGTGGGTCAACCTCTTTGCGCCGTCGACAGCGGACTTCGCTCACGGACTCCGGCTCGCGATGGAGACGGACTTTCCCGAAGGCGAGCGCGCCACGATCCGGGTCACGCCGGGTGCGCAGCGCGAATTCACCCTGATGGTGCGCCGCCCGGTGTGGGCCGGTGACCAGTTCGCCATGCGGATCAACGGACAGGAGTTCGCAGTCCCGTCGATCGCGAAGCCGGCGAGCGGTGGCACCGGCCGGCAGGGTGCAGTCGATCCGCACCCGAGCGTGGTGAGCACCTTCGTCGAGTTGCGTCGCGTCTGGCGGAACGGTGATGTCGTGGAAGTGGCACTCCCCAAGTCGTTGCGGCTGGTGCCAACGCCCGATGATCCGAAGGTCGCGGCGATCATGTGGGGACCGCTCGTTCTTGCCGCCGATTGGGGCCCCAGGCTTGAGGGCCGCGCGGCGCGCACTGCCGCGCCACCGGTACCGAAGCTGATGACCAACGGCGCGCCGGTCGCCGAGTGGGTGGTGCCGGGTGCGCGTCCCGGAGACTTTCACGCCGTGCACGTCGCACGCGTGACCGGAGACTCGGCGCCGCCAGGCGACGTGCCGCTGGTGCCGTTCTATCGCAGTCGCGGACGGCGGTACAGCATCTACTTCGACGTCCTCACGCAGGCGGAGTTCGACGCGAAGACGGGGTGATTACTGTCGCTTTCCCTCAAACCGCGCCGGGTCGAGGTTGTATCGCCGCAGCACCGCCTCGACGCGCGGCAATTTCGGGAAGGTGCCGACCAGCCGCGCGGCATAGGTCGGGAAGTCGTCGCCGTCGCCGGCCGTGGCATGTTCCATCGCGTCGATCATCGCTGTCGTATCGTTCAGCCCGGAATACGCGACCACCAGTCCGGTCCATCGCGTCCACGCCCCTTCCGGCATCGCGACCAGACGCTTCACCAGCGCTTGCGCTTCGGCGACATTCCCCGACCGGGCCAGCGCAGATGCCGCGACGCCGATTCGCACCGGGCCCGAGGAGACTGCCAGGATCCGGCGTGAATAGAATGCGGCGGAATCGGGGAACCCTGCCTCCACGAAGGCGAACGCGAGGATCGAGAGTGCAGTCACGCTTGACGGCTCCATCTGCGTGCCGCGCCGCGCCTCTTCCAGTCCTTCGGCTGGGCGCCCCGACTCCGCTTCGGCCCAACCGAGATAGACGGCAGTCATGAAGTAGAGGGGATCGCACGAAACAGCGCGTTGGAGCACTGGAATCGCCTCTGCCGGCCGCCCCTGGTTCATCAGCGTGTAGCCGAGACGGTAGCGCGGCTCGGCGGCATTGGGGTCGAGCGCGATGGCGCGCTTGAGTTCGGCTTCCGCCTCTGGCCAGTCGAACGCCTCTGCATCGACATATCCCAGCGCGAGGTGAGCATCGGACAGCGTCGGATCGAGCCGGACCGCACGCTCCGCAGCTGCTCGCCCGCGTGGCAGCACGTCACCGGTACGCGTCGGCGTGTACGACGGTGAGACCATCAATGCGTTCGACAGCGCAGCCCACGCCCTCGCGAACATGCTGTCGCGAACCGTCGCCTGTTCAAAATCGGCGATCGCCGCAGTGATCCCCGGCCCGCGACGACGATAGAGATACATCCCCTTGAGGTAGAGATCGTATGCTTCGGGATCGCTCGTTCCGCGCGCGGCGCTTCCGGTATTCGCCAACGTGACCTGCAATTGCCCGGCGATGGCGCGCGCGAGCTCGTCCTGCACTGCGCGCACGTCATTGGCCGCGTGCTGATAGTTCTCGCGCCAGACGACCTGGCCATCGCTGGTGTTCGACAATTCAACCGACACGCGAACCTGGTCGCCGTCGCGGCGAACCGTTCCCTCGAGGACCTGACTGACCTGGAGCGCCCGGCCGATCTCCTGCGTCGTTGCTCCCTTTCCGGCGTAGCTCGCCGCCGAACGCTCGCCCGCGAGCCGCAACCCCGGAATCTGCGACAGCGTGTTGGTCACATCGTCGCCGATGCCCTCGGCGAGATAGGCGTTCGCCGTGTCATTTCCCGATGACGCGAATGGAATGATCGCCAGCGACTTCCCTGCACCGGTCGTTGCTTTCGCGCCGGCATGACCACGAAGGACCCACACGCCGGCTGCCACGATCGCGATCACTGCGATCGCGAGAATTCCGCCGACCCTTCGGGAATTGTTGCGCGAACCCTTCGGAACTGATGCAGCGCTCGATCCGGTGCTGACCGCCTGGTCGAGTGCAGCGAGAATCTCTCCCGCCGACGCCGGACGCCGTGCAGGATCCTTTTCCAGCGCGCGAGCGACCACGTCGCAGAGTGCCGCGGGCGCATCGGGGCGTGCTGATGCGAGCGGCGCTGGCTTCTCCGTCATTTGCGCCACCACCATCGCTTGCAGCGATCCCTTCCCCGCAAACGGATGCCGCCCCGCCAGCAACTCCCACGCGATCAATCCCCAGGCATAGATATCGGCGCGATGGTCAGCGTCGGGATCGCCCGCCGCCTGCTCCGGCGCCATATATGCCGGCGTGCCGAGGGTGCTCCCCGCCTGCGTCAGCGTGATGCTGGTGTCGCCGCGGGGATCACCGTCCTGCGTGCGCGAGAGGTCGATCGCCTTGGCGATGCCGAAATCGGCGACAACCGCGGCGCCACCCGAGATCAGCACATTCTCCGGCTTGATGTCGCGATGGACGATTCCTTCGCCATGCGCATATGCCAGGGCGCGGGCGATGTCGCGCAGGATGTGGATCGCATCGGCGATCGGCACCGGTTCGCCGGTTGCCATCCGTGCCCGCAGCGACTCGCCGCGCACAAACGGCATGGTGTAGTACGGCAGGCCGTCGGCGTCGCCCGCCGCCAGCACCGGGACGATGTTCGCCTGCTGCAGGCGCGCCGCGAGCTTCACCTCGCGCGCGAATCGCTCGACACTCATCCCCTCGGCCTGCCCCGGCGTGATCACCTTGATCACCACGCTGCGATTGAGCGCCGTTTCGGTGGCGACGAAGACGCGCGACATCCCGCCGCCGCCGAGTTCGCGCTCGATGAGATACGCACGGCCGAGCGCCGACTGGAGTCGGCCGCGAAGGTCGCCCGACGGCTGGCCCGTACTCACCGCCTCCGCGCCGGAATCGGCCACTTGAGCGTCCCGGGACAGATCGTCTGCCCCAGCTGCTTCACGATGGCGATCAGTCGCAGCTCCGTTCGCAACGAGGCGAAGGTCGGATCACAGCCGATGGTGCTGTTTGCAAGGATGAATTTGTTGAGCCGGACACTTCGCTCCAGCGCGTCAAGCGCCGCTGAGTTGTTGCCTAGTGCGACATTGGCGATCACCAGATCGTAGTCGCGCGACCCGCCCGCCTCGATCCGCTCGATGGCGGCGAGTTGCTGATCCGCCTCTGCCCATCGTCCGGCGAGCGCGAACCGCCAGACGTAATAGCCTCGCACACCAGGTGACATCGAGTCAGCCCGAAACAGCCGCTCGAAGACGGCTTCGGCGCTGTCCGGCTTCTGCGTGAATGCAAACGCCAGTCCGAGATACTCGTTGATGTTCTCGTATGCCGGATCGAGCTCGATCGCGCGATGGGCCGCAACGATCGCCTCGTCGAATCGACCAGCCGAGATGAGTTCGTAGGCGAGATCGTTGAGCGCAACGGGGGAAAGCGGATCGAGATCGACAGCCATGCGCCCTTCGCGGATCGCATCGTCCATGCGCCCCAGTTCCGCGAGATTGTCGGCGTGCCACTGACGTGCCGTGACGTTGCGTGGATCCCGCGCCAGTACACTGGTGAACTCGGGCTCGGCGTCGGCCGGGCGCGCCCCGCCGGTCAAGGCATAGGCGAGCGCGAGCTGTCCGTCGACCAGCGTGGAGTCGATCGCCAGCGCCCGGCGGGACAACCGCACCGCCTCACTGATCGCTGAGTCGGCGGAGACCTGCGTATACCCCGGAATCACCGTGAGGGTCATCGCCAGACCGGCATACGCCTTGGCGAAGTTGCCGTCGAGCGCGATGGCCCGCTGGTAATAGTCAATCGAGTGGCGGAGGTTCTCTCCGCCACGCTTGGCGAAGAAGTACTGCCCTTTGAGATAGAGATCGTACGCGTCCACG
It encodes the following:
- a CDS encoding beta-L-arabinofuranosidase domain-containing protein — encoded protein: MTMPSTRRDFLQQTAGAMAAFTVPRPVGAHAVPADHVRSTPSRVVAQPVPLSRVRLTGGPLRDAQQADMTYLLSLEPDRMLAFYRLRTGLPEKAQPYSGWDGPGHNLTGHVAGHYLSAVSLMYAATGDGRFKQRADDVVNGLKEVQDKNGDGYLSALEKGRDAFAALSRGDIKAAPFDLNGLWSPWYTLHKTFAGLRDAWRYTGNKTALTVETKFAVWAERTLAPLNDAQIQQMLNTEHGGMNEVLADLSADTGDARWMRLSRVFEHRVVVDPLKRGHDDLAGLHANCTIPKLIGSAARYVHTGSTADILAAGTFWSAVAEHHSFVTGGMGNNEYFFAADQDAAHLAGRSCESCNVYNMSKLSRTMFSLSPDPAYIDFLERSVFNHALASFNLDDGRMSYMVPVGRGVEQEYQDMHQDFTCCVGTGMENHALHGDGIYYESPDAVWVNLFAPSTADFAHGLRLAMETDFPEGERATIRVTPGAQREFTLMVRRPVWAGDQFAMRINGQEFAVPSIAKPASGGTGRQGAVDPHPSVVSTFVELRRVWRNGDVVEVALPKSLRLVPTPDDPKVAAIMWGPLVLAADWGPRLEGRAARTAAPPVPKLMTNGAPVAEWVVPGARPGDFHAVHVARVTGDSAPPGDVPLVPFYRSRGRRYSIYFDVLTQAEFDAKTG
- a CDS encoding protein kinase, whose product is MADSGAEAVSTGQPSGDLRGRLQSALGRAYLIERELGGGGMSRVFVATETALNRSVVIKVITPGQAEGMSVERFAREVKLAARLQQANIVPVLAAGDADGLPYYTMPFVRGESLRARMATGEPVPIADAIHILRDIARALAYAHGEGIVHRDIKPENVLISGGAAVVADFGIAKAIDLSRTQDGDPRGDTSITLTQAGSTLGTPAYMAPEQAAGDPDADHRADIYAWGLIAWELLAGRHPFAGKGSLQAMVVAQMTEKPAPLASARPDAPAALCDVVARALEKDPARRPASAGEILAALDQAVSTGSSAASVPKGSRNNSRRVGGILAIAVIAIVAAGVWVLRGHAGAKATTGAGKSLAIIPFASSGNDTANAYLAEGIGDDVTNTLSQIPGLRLAGERSAASYAGKGATTQEIGRALQVSQVLEGTVRRDGDQVRVSVELSNTSDGQVVWRENYQHAANDVRAVQDELARAIAGQLQVTLANTGSAARGTSDPEAYDLYLKGMYLYRRRGPGITAAIADFEQATVRDSMFARAWAALSNALMVSPSYTPTRTGDVLPRGRAAAERAVRLDPTLSDAHLALGYVDAEAFDWPEAEAELKRAIALDPNAAEPRYRLGYTLMNQGRPAEAIPVLQRAVSCDPLYFMTAVYLGWAEAESGRPAEGLEEARRGTQMEPSSVTALSILAFAFVEAGFPDSAAFYSRRILAVSSGPVRIGVAASALARSGNVAEAQALVKRLVAMPEGAWTRWTGLVVAYSGLNDTTAMIDAMEHATAGDGDDFPTYAARLVGTFPKLPRVEAVLRRYNLDPARFEGKRQ